The Heyndrickxia acidicola genomic interval AACATTTGGGTTAATATTCATATTATTTTTCGGCACACAACAAGACCAATCCCCGGATTATACCGGGGATGGAAAAGGCGGAAAAGCGAATGTAACAGCATTAGTTTTGCAATATGAACCGGTTATTTCCGAATTTGCTAAACAATATGGTGTTTCGGATTATGTGGAATTATTAATGGCTCAAATGCAACAAGAATCAGGAGGTAGGGGCGGTGATCCAATGCAATCATCTGAATCATTGGGTTTACCTCCTAATACATTAAATGACCCGGTAAAATCCATTCAGCAAGGGGTTAAAAATTTCTCCGAGTTGATGAAAAAGGCGAAAGGGAATGTGAAAATCGTCATTCAATCTTACAATTTCGGTTCTGGATTCATTGATTATGCTTTGAAGCATGGAGGATATTCGAAACAGGTTGCCCTGGCATTTTCACAAATGATGGCAGCGAAACAACATTGGACTTCATATGGCGACCCAAATTATGTAGATCATGTGTTGAGATATTATACTGGCGGCACTTATGGAGATTTTATCCCTGTAAATGAAAATGGCTTTGTAAGACCAGTAACTATAAATGTTGTAACTAGCCCATTCGGTGTTCGTTCAGACCCATTTTCAGGAGTTCCAACCGTTCATGAGGGAGTGGATTTCAGTTGTAATCACCAACCGATTCCGGTTGTAGCAGCTAAAGGCGGGACCGTTACTCGTGAAGGATGGGAAAACCCTAATAATCATAGTCAGGGTTACGGACAAAGGATTTATATTGACCACGGAAATGGTCTTGTGACCGTCTACGGTCATTTATCTAAAATCTTAGTTAAGCCAGGGCAGAAGGTAGAACAAAATCAAATGATCGCTAAATGCGGTTCGACAGGTTCCAGTACCGGAATGCACCTTCATTTTGGAACACAGGTGAATGGAACGTTCGTGGATCCAATGCAATTCTTAGGGGGAAAATAGAAATGAAACAAACTATATTAACCGTTTCGTTAGGTTGTTTATTAATCGGCAGTTCATTATACGGGCTCGCAGAACACGATATAAAGGTGAAAGAACGTGATAGAGTAATAATGTTAGAAAAACAAGTAACAAGCCAGAAAAGAGAAATACAGGCGTTACAGGGCAATGATGAAAAGGACTTAAATAGGATAGCGAATCAATTTGTAGTAATGTATTTTTCTTACGCACCGGGGCAAGTCAAAAAACCTGCTGAAATGGTCATAAATCAAACGATAGGAAAGGCGAAGGCTAAATTAAGCCAACCAACAAGTAAAACGGAAAATGGCGAATTTGGAGGAATTCAGAAGGATTTAACTTCAATTGTACAGATCATGGATACACAATATAACAAGACAGGAAATGATTCAGCAGTAGTGAGAGTGAAATTTCAGCAAGAATTGACGATGAATAATTCAAAGGTTAAAACGATCAACAATATCAAGTTGCAGCTGGTTTATACAGAGGATGGATGGAAGATTACAGATTATCAAGTCGAACAGACCATTTAAATTGTAAATGCCCCTCCATGATCGGAAGGGCATCTTCTATCGGGGTTTAAGATCATTATTTTTAAGTATTTTTAAAATGGATTCAAAATCTTTATTACCTTTTAGTTCAGGAATATTATATAACTCTGCCATCATTTCCAATTTATAGATTAGATGGACTTTATTATCAATAGTTTGATATTTTTCAGGTTCATAAATAAATCCAAAGGTAAAATTGGCGTTTTTCATCAGACCAGTACGATATATATGGGTCGTCTGATTCAAGCTAGTTCCCCCTTTTGCCGTGTTAAAGTGACTATTAAAAAATAGATTTCAACTATCCATAAGTTCATCTAAGTTGATTCCCAATGCCTTAGCAATCTTCCTGATATTTTCATGTGTAGGA includes:
- a CDS encoding lysozyme family protein → MYVKIGFLAVKNWKELIIIITLTFGLIFILFFGTQQDQSPDYTGDGKGGKANVTALVLQYEPVISEFAKQYGVSDYVELLMAQMQQESGGRGGDPMQSSESLGLPPNTLNDPVKSIQQGVKNFSELMKKAKGNVKIVIQSYNFGSGFIDYALKHGGYSKQVALAFSQMMAAKQHWTSYGDPNYVDHVLRYYTGGTYGDFIPVNENGFVRPVTINVVTSPFGVRSDPFSGVPTVHEGVDFSCNHQPIPVVAAKGGTVTREGWENPNNHSQGYGQRIYIDHGNGLVTVYGHLSKILVKPGQKVEQNQMIAKCGSTGSSTGMHLHFGTQVNGTFVDPMQFLGGK